One genomic segment of Alternaria dauci strain A2016 chromosome 8, whole genome shotgun sequence includes these proteins:
- a CDS encoding mitochondrial 54S ribosomal protein mL59 produces MSAQKSAEIAKSLPPRLLRFFQKYPPPSLFPSLSSQLAPPTSHAAPDTISTTPPTDPNASMTETSAPETTPRPSNAPSDPNIPPEAFDLPYPNPFLPHKNFATGRWQSPAYGLRKQADLVKLASQHGVVDLLPWTIKKPGEKERRRIEKGLQVKGTGEGQKVKGKLWERTLKGRLEMRRQAMLNMPALIQEWKQRGHGRGWKKWPSGKAK; encoded by the coding sequence ATGAGCGCCCAAAAGTCTGCCGAGATTGCAAAGTCGCTGCCGCCGCGATTGCTGCGCTTCTTCCAAAAGTACCCGCCGCCATCGCTCTTCCCCAGTCTCTCCTCTCAACTCGCACCGCCGACTTCACACGCAGCCCCAGACACAATATCGACAACCCCACCAACCGACCCCAATGCCTCCATGACCGAGACATCGGCGCCAGAGACCACCCCCAGACCCTCAAATGCGCCCTCAGACCCAAACATACCGCCAGAAGCATTCGACCTGCCGTACCCAAACCCATTTCTCCCACACAAGAACTTCGCAACCGGGCGGTGGCAGTCCCCCGCCTACGGCCTACGGAAGCAAGCCGACCTCGTAAAACTGGCTTCACAGCACGGCGTCGTCGATCTCCTCCCCTGGACCATTAAAAAGCCAGGTGAGAAGGAGAGGCGGAGGATAGAAAAAGGACTGCAAGTCAAGGGCACAGGCGAGGGACAGAAGGTCAAGGGAAAGCTATGGGAGCGAACACTAAAGGGACGTCTGGAAATGAGGAGACAGGCTATGCTGAACATGCCTGCTTTGATCCAGGAATGGAAGCAGAGGGGACACGGAAGAGGCTGGAAGAAGTGGCCGAGTGGAAAGGCGAAGTAG